From the Prochlorococcus marinus CUG1416 genome, the window TATAGGTATGAATTTTAATCTGGTAATAACTTACTTATAATAGCTATAGATCTAAAAAGCTATTAGTCAATATGAATATTGTTTTTAGAGAGGTTGATCCTTTTAACTGTTGGATTTGGATAAAGTTTTCTGAGATGCCCACTGAAGCAGAAAAGAAATATTTAGATCAATTATTTGATAGTTGGTACACAATAGGAACTTTAGGTGGATTTAACTCTGAGAATTTACAAACTCATGAAGAAGGTTCTGATTTAAGTTGGATGTCATATGATAACAACCAAAAAGATTCAGCTTCCCCTGCGTTAATGCATAATGTTGGAGAGATGGAATATCAAAACATTTGGGGTAGATTTTGGGTTGATTTTGGAGGTTCAGATTCAATTTCAATAGATATCTTAATTAATTCTTTGAATGAGATATCTAATAAATACGTAGAAATTGAAGAGTTAATTATTGGTGGTGAAAATAATAATTGGGCTATTAAGGAACATGAAGATTTAGTTTTTAAAGATTAAGTATTTTAGATGGAAGATTTAACAAGATTAATTATTTCAGATGAAAGAATTTTAAATATAAAAAACAATAATTTAGAACTTACTAATGATGAAGCTCATTACATAAATAAAGTAATGAGGATAAAAACAGGTAAAGAAATATTTATAACTAATGGGAAGGGTTCATTATGGAAAGCTATAAAAGTTAAAAATGATTGTTTAAACATTAGTCAATTCCAAAAACCTTACTTATTTCAAGAAGAAGAAATTTACTTATTGGGAATAGCTGTTGTTATACCAAAAAGCGGTTTTGAGGATATTTTGAAAATGTGTACTGAAATAGGAATTGATTTTATACAACCATTATTTTCAGAAAGACAAGTAAACAAAAATATAAATCTTACAAGAAAACTTTTGAGATGGAATTCAATTATCAAAGAAGCGGTAGAGCAAAGTGAAAGATTATGGAAACCATCTATATTAAATGGTATGGATATTATTGAGTGGATAAAAAGTAGAGATAATAAAGAAAGAGTTTCAATTTCTATAACTAGAGAAGATACTTCTTCTGACTTAAATCAATGGTTAAAAAAGCAACAAGAATTTTTAAATAATAAAGGGGGTATTTTCTGGAATGTAATTGGTCCTGAAGGAGGTTGGTCTTCTAGAGAAATTGGTTTTTTTTATAAAAATAATAATACCTTTGTTAAACTTTCTGACACTATCTTAAGAACTTCAACAGCTAGTATTAATGCATCATCAATCCTAAACCAGTGGAGAAATGATTTGAAATTAAGGAATTAGATAAAAATGGATTTAATTACAAATCAATTTTTTATAGGTTTTTGCATTAATTTTATTTTGATTTATATATTCTGCAAGATTCCTTTGATGACAAAAGGGGGTTGGATAAGTGCTGGTATTTTAGGAACCATTTTGTGGGGATGTTTGTCCTGGCAGGGATGGATGTCAGTTGTAATTTATTTATTATTTGGCTCTCTAGTTACCAAAATAGGTTTTAAATTTAAGAAAGAACAAGGAATAGCCGAAAAAAGAGGGGGTAGAAGAGGCCCTGAAAATGTATGGGGCTCAGCAGCTACAGGATTATTTCTTGCGATGATGACCAAATTTAATTCTGCCAACGTACTTTTGTTTAAAATAGGTTTTGCTGCAAGTTTTGCTGCAAAGTTGGCAGATACTTTTGGTAGTGAAATTGGAAAAAGGTTTGGGAAAGATACATATTTAATTACTTCACTTAAAAAGGTTGAGAGAGGAACTGAAGGAGGAATAAGTTTAGAAGGAACATTAGCTAGTGTCTTAGGATCAATATTTATGACTTATATAATGCTTAGACTATCAATTATTTCTACAAAATCCCAATTCATAATTGTTGCATTCTCGGGATTTTTGGCAACACTTTCTGAAAGTATTATTGGTGCTAAATTTCAAAATAAATATAAATTAAGTAATGAAATGGTAAATGCTATTCAGACAAGTATTGCTTCTGTTTTTGCAATCTTTGCTCTTATTTTATATTCATATTTTTTAAATTAAAAATATTTGGAAAGATTTAGGATTCCTTCCATTTTGTAATAATCTCCCAGCTCTTAAGTCTTTGAAAAATCCAGAAATGACCTTCGGAATTTAAATGAATGCCATCATAGCTAATCCAATTTTTACTCCTTTTATCACAGTACATTTCTCTAAAAGTAGGAAGAAACGGGACATTCTGATTGAGGCATACTTCCTCCATTCTCCTTTCATAAGAATTACAAAAATCATTTGAGTACCATAGACATCCTGCGAACGGCATTTTGCTTTCGTCAACAGGTGTCAGACCAATTACAAAGACATTTGTTTGAGATTTCATTTCATTAATTAGTCTCTCAAATCCATATTCAAATCCATCTATATCTAATTGATGTCTTCCGTTTTTCTGACCAATTGCTGCAGTGTCGTTAAGACCAACATTTAGCAGGATTGCTTTAGGTTTATTCCTTCTCGTTTCACCTCTAGAGGACCACTCTTTTTCCCATCTAGATGAAACTTTTTCTATGCCATCTCCTCTAACGCCAAGTTGATAAATAACTGGCCCATTGTTGTTATTGCACCAATCTTTTCGTAGCCTCTCGCACCATCCACCACCTTCATTATCTCCCCATCCATAAACTGAGCTATCTCCAATTACAACTAGCTGTTTTGGTAAACTAATCACTATAACCGGAAAAAAATAATTACTTGATTAAACAAAATATTCTTACAAATCAAGTTAAACTATTTTTGATTTTACCATTAATTAATTCGCCTAATATTGCGATGGAGCTATAAGCCATCAAAACTATAGTAACTTCTTGCCATGCGAAGGAACTAATTGATTCTTGCAATTGCCAACCAAGACCAACACTTCCAATAACTCCAACAATTGCAGTTTCTCTAATAATTATGTCAGATCTATAAGCGCAATATGCTAAATAACTTTTTGCTTGTTGAGAAAATAAACCTAAAAGCCAACTAGTCTTTTTTGAGATTCCTAAAGATTTCATTGCGATATAATTTCTCTTGTCTTGGCTATCTAGGTTTGTAAAAAGTAATTTGCTTGTAATGCCAGCGTTATGAAGACCTAGTGTTAAAGCTGCTAAAGATAAAGAAGGATTATTAAAAGTTAATAGAGTTAGAAGTATTACAGGTGTAGGTATTAAACGAAATAAAAATGCAAAAATTTTTATAAGAACTTTAGAAGTATTGTTGTTAAAAAATCCTATTACTAATGGAGGTAAACTAATTGCAATTCCTGTCGATAAAAGACTCAAAATTATTGTTTCCAATATAAGTTTTAATAAATCAAATAATCCTAAATATGAGCTTGATTTAAATAGAGCACTAACAGAATTAAAATTTTCAAAATTATTATTAAAAACAAAATAAAGAAAATATGAAAAAGAAAGTAAGATTGTTATAAAAAAAACTGCAATAAAAAAGATAGATAGGATTTTATTTGTATGGTTAAATTTTATTTTTTTAAATATTAATCCAGAAAGAATTATCAAAATTGCTAAGGACCATAAATAAGTCCATAACTCTCTAAAATTCAAAGTTTGGAAAGATAAAAAAATACTAGTGCCTATTCCTCCAATCCCAAAAAGTCCTAAAATCACCGTACTTCTTATTGAACATTCTAATCGATATAAACCAAAGTTTCTAAATGTATTTATTACTGGATTCCATATTAAAGTTAATAAAGAAGAAAATTTAGGCGCATTTATTTGGTTGATAGATTCCAAACTTTTGTCGTCAATAGTTTCTAATTGTTCAGCAAAGACTTTTGAATTTACAGCAATATAAGGAATACATATAGCTATTATTCCTATTGAAAAATTTATGCCATATATTTGCATTAATATTATTCCCCAAACTACTTCATGAATTGATCTAATTATTGTTAGAAAAAACCTTATTATGCTGAAGAAAAAATTTGGAATATTAAAGATTTTATAAAAAATATTTGAGGATAATATTCCAAAAATTGCTCCAAAAATAATACTTACTAACCAACTAGAAAAACCAATTAAGATAGTTTCATTTAATCGATTAATTACTGTAATAATAATTTCATTATCGATCTTGGGATTAAATGCAGAAATTAAGAATTCTTGGAATAAATTAAATCCTCCAAAATGTACGTGGGTTATTAATTGATACCCTAGAGGTATGAAAACCAAAATTGGAAGAAAAGATAATGAGATATAGTTTAATTTTAATTTATTCAACAAATTAATATATTTTGTCTAAATGAAGCTTCTTTAAGTTAGTTCTTTTAATATTGAAAAGAATTTTACCATCCCTTATTCCAATAACTTTATCAAAATCGTTCAGTAAATCTAATCTATGTAATGCAACTAATGTTGTCTTTGGAGATTTTAAATTGTTTTTATCAATATTTTCTAGCAGTAGGTTTTTAATTCTTGTTATCAATTTGGGATCTAAATTATTAAAAGGCTCATCTGCAAATAATATATTTGATCTTTGAATTAATGATCTAGCTATAGCTACCCTTTGTTTTTGCCCCCCAGATAGTTTTCTGATTTTCTTGTCGAAAATAGAGTTATGAAGTCTACATAATTGCATATATTTATGAGCCTTCTTAAAAGAAGTTATATTTAGCAAATTTTTAAAAGCAAAAAAAAGATTTTTTTCCGCTAGGAGTCCACAATTAACATTTTGTTCTGCTGAGAGATCTTCTATTAATCTTAAATCTTGCCAAATAGTTGTTATCTTGCATTTTTGCTTTCTATCTAATTCCTCGAAACTTTTATTGAATAATTTAACCTCACCTTGAGTTGGCTTGATAGTGCCATTAAGCACTGATATAAGAGTAGTTTTTCCTGAACCGCTTTTACCTAAAAGTGCAATTTTCTCCCCTGAATTGATTTTTAAATTTACTTTATTTAGAATCAGATTTTTTTCGTATTTATAAGATATATTTTTTAATTCTAAGAGAGTATTATTCATCTAATTTTATTTAATTTCCTCCCGATTTCCTCTATATTTTTATACTGTTTTGCTTCTGCCTTAATAAATCTTTTTGCATTGAACATATCTAATATCTTTTTATGTGATTTTTGATTTATATCTAAATTTAGAATTACTGATTTAAGTTTTTTTGTAAACCCTTCCCCGAATCTATTTTCAAGATCCCCTTGAGCCACCCAATGATAGTCAACATATTCTGGGGTAATCCAAAATAATTCTAAATTACTTGTTCTTTTAGGATTGTTTTTAAGATTGTTTTCCCAAACTTGTTTATTTAAAGCTCCAGCATCAAATGCCCCACTATTAACTAAAGCTATTGTGGCATCATGACTTCCACTAAACCCTGCTTTTTTACCTTTAAAGTGTTTGATTTCTAACCCTGCTTGATTTAAGAAATATTCTGGCATTAATCTTCCAGAAGTTGAGTTTTCAGAGCCAAAAGTAAATCTTAAATTCTTGAGTTTTTTAAGTCCTTTAATGTTTGAAATTGAGTTAAGTTCTAAATTTTTGTTTACTATAAAAATACTTTTAAATTCCTTATCGATATCTCTTTGAGCTATGACAATTGAATTAGGAGTTTGTAATCTTGCTTGAACTCCTGATAAACCGCCAAACCAAACTAAATCTAAATCTTTAGTTCTAAATCCAGTGACTGCCGCAACATAATTAATAACAGGAATGTATTTAACTTCTACATCGAGTTGTTTGGATAATTCTTTTGAAAATAAAATAAATCTTTTGTCCAAAACATCTTGGTTTTGATCAGGTATTGCCCCAACTTTTAAAACTTTGGGATTTGAAAATACGGGTGATGAAAAAATAGAAAATAATAAAGATGAACTTAGTAGTAAATTTTTTAAATTAAACATTTTATTAGTTGAAATCAATAATAAGCAGAAATTGCTTCTTGGAGCCTATTTAACCCATCTTTAATTTTAACTTCTGAGGCTGCACAAGAAATTCTTATACATTCATCAACCCCAAAAGCTTTTCCAGGTACAACAACTAATCCATAATCTTGAAGAACTTTTTTGCAAAAATCAACAGAAGTAATTGAGGAG encodes:
- a CDS encoding PhnE/PtxC family ABC transporter permease encodes the protein MNKLKLNYISLSFLPILVFIPLGYQLITHVHFGGFNLFQEFLISAFNPKIDNEIIITVINRLNETILIGFSSWLVSIIFGAIFGILSSNIFYKIFNIPNFFFSIIRFFLTIIRSIHEVVWGIILMQIYGINFSIGIIAICIPYIAVNSKVFAEQLETIDDKSLESINQINAPKFSSLLTLIWNPVINTFRNFGLYRLECSIRSTVILGLFGIGGIGTSIFLSFQTLNFRELWTYLWSLAILIILSGLIFKKIKFNHTNKILSIFFIAVFFITILLSFSYFLYFVFNNNFENFNSVSALFKSSSYLGLFDLLKLILETIILSLLSTGIAISLPPLVIGFFNNNTSKVLIKIFAFLFRLIPTPVILLTLLTFNNPSLSLAALTLGLHNAGITSKLLFTNLDSQDKRNYIAMKSLGISKKTSWLLGLFSQQAKSYLAYCAYRSDIIIRETAIVGVIGSVGLGWQLQESISSFAWQEVTIVLMAYSSIAILGELINGKIKNSLT
- a CDS encoding putative selenate ABC transporter substrate-binding protein; this encodes MFNLKNLLLSSSLLFSIFSSPVFSNPKVLKVGAIPDQNQDVLDKRFILFSKELSKQLDVEVKYIPVINYVAAVTGFRTKDLDLVWFGGLSGVQARLQTPNSIVIAQRDIDKEFKSIFIVNKNLELNSISNIKGLKKLKNLRFTFGSENSTSGRLMPEYFLNQAGLEIKHFKGKKAGFSGSHDATIALVNSGAFDAGALNKQVWENNLKNNPKRTSNLELFWITPEYVDYHWVAQGDLENRFGEGFTKKLKSVILNLDINQKSHKKILDMFNAKRFIKAEAKQYKNIEEIGRKLNKIR
- a CDS encoding DUF3531 family protein, with amino-acid sequence MNIVFREVDPFNCWIWIKFSEMPTEAEKKYLDQLFDSWYTIGTLGGFNSENLQTHEEGSDLSWMSYDNNQKDSASPALMHNVGEMEYQNIWGRFWVDFGGSDSISIDILINSLNEISNKYVEIEELIIGGENNNWAIKEHEDLVFKD
- a CDS encoding 16S rRNA (uracil(1498)-N(3))-methyltransferase — its product is MEDLTRLIISDERILNIKNNNLELTNDEAHYINKVMRIKTGKEIFITNGKGSLWKAIKVKNDCLNISQFQKPYLFQEEEIYLLGIAVVIPKSGFEDILKMCTEIGIDFIQPLFSERQVNKNINLTRKLLRWNSIIKEAVEQSERLWKPSILNGMDIIEWIKSRDNKERVSISITREDTSSDLNQWLKKQQEFLNNKGGIFWNVIGPEGGWSSREIGFFYKNNNTFVKLSDTILRTSTASINASSILNQWRNDLKLRN
- a CDS encoding ATP-binding cassette domain-containing protein, with protein sequence MNNTLLELKNISYKYEKNLILNKVNLKINSGEKIALLGKSGSGKTTLISVLNGTIKPTQGEVKLFNKSFEELDRKQKCKITTIWQDLRLIEDLSAEQNVNCGLLAEKNLFFAFKNLLNITSFKKAHKYMQLCRLHNSIFDKKIRKLSGGQKQRVAIARSLIQRSNILFADEPFNNLDPKLITRIKNLLLENIDKNNLKSPKTTLVALHRLDLLNDFDKVIGIRDGKILFNIKRTNLKKLHLDKIY
- a CDS encoding GDSL-type esterase/lipase family protein yields the protein MISLPKQLVVIGDSSVYGWGDNEGGGWCERLRKDWCNNNNGPVIYQLGVRGDGIEKVSSRWEKEWSSRGETRRNKPKAILLNVGLNDTAAIGQKNGRHQLDIDGFEYGFERLINEMKSQTNVFVIGLTPVDESKMPFAGCLWYSNDFCNSYERRMEEVCLNQNVPFLPTFREMYCDKRSKNWISYDGIHLNSEGHFWIFQRLKSWEIITKWKES
- a CDS encoding DUF92 domain-containing protein; this translates as MDLITNQFFIGFCINFILIYIFCKIPLMTKGGWISAGILGTILWGCLSWQGWMSVVIYLLFGSLVTKIGFKFKKEQGIAEKRGGRRGPENVWGSAATGLFLAMMTKFNSANVLLFKIGFAASFAAKLADTFGSEIGKRFGKDTYLITSLKKVERGTEGGISLEGTLASVLGSIFMTYIMLRLSIISTKSQFIIVAFSGFLATLSESIIGAKFQNKYKLSNEMVNAIQTSIASVFAIFALILYSYFLN